The genomic stretch TAATGGTTTCTTTGCAAGTAAAGATACCGAGTGTTTACATTTTTTTGGAAAATGTGTTGAGTTTGTTTGTGTAAAATAAATTACACAAGAATTAATGGTAAGGTTTTGAAACGCTATATAAGCTAATAAGGTTGAGGGGGCTTGTTCGTCTATTGTTACTAAGGTAAGGAAATGTTTTTTGTATTTGAACGAGCCATAAATTTCGATATTTTTATGTGAGTAAGAACTTGTTAAAATTAATTGAAAACTAACGATGCTGAAGGTTTATGTAGCCACAGAGTAAGCAGAGATTTGCACAGAGTTTAAAGAGATTTTCTTCGTTCCCTCTGTGAATTGCTCCGATAACTCTGTGGTTAAAGAAAAAAGACAATTAACTTAAACAGCTCCTAAAGAAATACGATTAAATTTGTTGTAAGAATCGAATGAAAAAAAACTTATGACCTTAGTATCGAATCAGCATTCTTAGCCACATAACCTTATAAAAAAACGAACATGAAAATAGAATACAATAACCTTTACACGCATTTTATCCTGATAACTCAGTGCCGACTTCCTTTAATAACTGAAAAGAATAGAGAGCGAATTGAAAAATATATTACGGGAATAGTGAACAACAATAATTCAAAACTATATAGCATTTATGCAAATCCAGAACACATACATTTTCTTGTGTCTCGTTCTCCTAAAATATCCGAAGAAGTGTTGGCAACGATTGTAGCAGACAGTTCTGCAAAATTTATAAATGACAATAAATTGAGTGTCGGTGTATTCTCATGGCAACAATCTGCTTCTGCGTTTTCCATTTCCAAAACAGATATAGATAAAGTTTGCAAATACATTCTCAATCAGCCGGAACATCATAAGAAACTTAGCTTTGCAGAAGAGTATGATAAGTTTATGAAACATTATCAAAAAACGTTAAAGTGGGATATAAGCTAATAAGGTTGCTAGGCTTATGTAACTTTGGTTATTAAGGTTATTATTGATATTATAATAAAAGATTTGGCGTCGCCAAATCTTTTAATTTCGGAATCACTAAAGCGGCTCTCTTTCGATTACTCTCCCGATTTCCATCCGAACGGAATGAGGGCTAATTACTAAGATGCCTTTCGCTTGATGCAAATGTATAGCAAAATGAAATAAGCAATGCAACCTTAGTGATAAAATGGTTTCTATGATGCACAGCCTTATTTCCTTATTACTGAAAAATGCCGGAATGAGATGATATAAGTTAATAAAGTTTGGATATATTATGTGGCTTTTGTTACTAAGGTTATTGTACAATAAAAAAGTTTGACATTGCCAAACGTTAGTAATAAGATTGCGTATAAAACTATGACCTTATTATCTTATCAATTTACTTAAACTGCTCCGCCAAAATCTTTACCATTACAATCAATTGGCCCGTGTGCCGCATTGTATGCTCCGCAGCATGAATACAAAGTCCGATAACGGTTGAAGGCAATGCTGCTCTGCCTACACCACGCTTTTCGGTTAATATATTTTCAGGAAGATTTTTTAAGCGTTCTATTGTTTGTTCAATACGCAGTGTAACCATGTTCACTAAGAAAATCGTTGTGCTTTCGTCAACGGTTTCTTCACTTTTTAAATATGAAAATTGTTCTTGTGAAAGTTGTTTTGCTTCGGCGTAAGTAAGCAATCTGTCGAGAAAGCCTGCAATATGTTTTAAATGAAACCCGACAGAGGCACAGCCGGCAGGCTTTTCCCATAACAAATTATCAGGAAAATTTTGCAACGCATTTTCTATTTCTTCTCTTGCCTGCAACAATGCATCTGCAACGGGTTGTAGCAAAGGAGACAAGCCATTTGTTTTATTCCCACGCAGCCAAACCTCTCTTTTGTTTTCCATGTGATAAATTGATTTGTACGCTGCTAAGTTATTTTAAAAATTTCCCCGAATCGTTGTTAGTGTGCATAAATATTTTAAACAAATGTTTGATTAATTTAAACAATTGTTTAATTTTGCGGCGTGAAATTAAAAAGGGAAGTCGAATTATGACGGACAAAAAAACTCATATCGTAAATGTAGCTGTTGAATTGTTTTCGCAAAACGGCTTTGAAGGTACGTCTATGCGCGACTTAGCAAGTACAGCGGGCGTAAACATTGCGATGATTAATTACTATTTCGGTACTAAAGAAAAATTGTTCGAAACAATTGTTGAAAGCCGCGCTAATCTTCATAGAGAAGTTTTGGAAAATGTTTTGAACGACAAAAAACTTTCTTCCATTCAGAAAATAGATAAGGTTGTTGATTACCAGGTAGAAAAAGTGTTGGAAGACCGCCATTTTCATAAAGTATTGCAGGCAGAAGTGATGCTGAATAAACGTCCGGACCTGAATCAGGCTATCGGAAATATATTTAAAAGGAACTCCTGGGTTACACGGGCAATTCTTGAAGAAGGTGTTAAATGCGGGGAATTCAGAAAAGTAGAACCCGGTTTGGTCATCTCTACGATTTATGGCACAGTACGTCATGTGTTTTTGTCAAGAACATTATGCCATGTGGTTTTTGAAGACCTTGATGATAATACTGACCCGTTTACCGACCCAAAAATAAGGAAGAAAGTCGCGGATTATCTGAAGCAGTTGATGCGAGCGTATTTGTTGAAAAAATAAGAACATTATGTTTTTATTAAAAACGATTTGCCTTAGAATAATGTACGCTTGCCGAAATAGATTTGACAAGAATTATTTGAGAGTGGTAGTTTTATAAATCTATGAGCTTGTCGGGATGAAAAATGCTATCAAATTAGACTAAAATAAATATAAATAATAACGAATGAAGCAATTATTAAAAAAATGTAGATTACTTCTTGTGGTGGTAGTGCTGGCTGCACCTGTGTTTGCATTTGCACAGCAAACCGACACGACCCTTGACTTAAGGGGAGCCATACAGCTTAGCCTGAATAACAGCAAGCAATTAAAGCTTTCTTCTGCAAAAGTAGAACAGGCGCTTGCAAGCGTATCCGAAGCAAAAAATAATCAACTACCCGATTTGAAAGTTTCGGGCGCATATTATTATCTTACGAAACCGCATATCAATATTTCGCCGGATTTGTCGAGCAATGATGATGACGATAACAGCAGCGACGATAGTAACTCCGGTTCTTCGTTTCCCAATGTGCATCAGGCTGTGTATGGGATGCTTACTGCAAGTTTGCCAATATTCGCAGGCGGAAAAATTACCAACGGGATAAAGTCCGCACAGTATCTCGCAGAAGCGGCAAAGCTCGATGCCGGCAACGATAAAGAAGAAGTAATTCAAAATACAATTGAAGCATACAACAATCTGTACAAAGCAATTGCTACGGTAAAGCTGGTGCAGGAAAATCTGGCAACAGCAAAGCAACGCGTGAAAGATTTTCAAAGTATGGAAGCCAACGGTATTGTCGCACGCAACGATTTGATGAAAGTTGAATTGCAGGAAAGCAATGTAGAACTCGCATTGCTGGATGCAGAAAACAACCGCAAAATTGCCAACTATAATTTTAACATCATGCTTGGCTTGAACGACAGTACGGTTATCGGTATTGACTCCAGCGACATCGACAACGACGAAAATGTACCAAGTCTTTCAGATTTGGAAAATCTGGCTCGTTCCAATCGATTTGATTATCTCGCTTTGTTGGACAGACAGCAGGCTGCCGAATACAATACCAAAGTTGTAAAAGGTAATCAATATCCGTCTTTGGCATTTGCCGGCGGTTACATGGCAGCAGATATTCCAAAAGCATTATCGTTGTATAACGTGGTAAATGTTGGAGTAAGCGTGAGCTACGACATCGGTTCTTTGTATAAAAATAATGCAAAGGTGCGTCAGGCAAAAGCCGAAGAAAAAATACTTGCTATCAGCAGGGATAAACTGAATGATGATATTCATACGCAAATTTATACGGCTTACAATAATTATTTTGAAGCGTTGAAAAAGATAGATGTGTATAAAGTAGCCATTGCGCAAGCCGAAGAAAATTATCGCATTACCAAAAACAAATACGATAATTCACTCGAAACTACAACCAATTTGCTGGATGCAGATGTGGCTTTGCTTCAGGCAAAAATCAATTATGAATATGCCCGCGCCGATGCAGCGGTTGTGTACAACAAAATATACGAAACCGTCGGAACGCTTAATAAAAAATTCAACAATCTTCAGTAATTATCCGGGAAAAATAAAATATTA from Arachidicoccus sp. BS20 encodes the following:
- a CDS encoding transposase yields the protein MKIEYNNLYTHFILITQCRLPLITEKNRERIEKYITGIVNNNNSKLYSIYANPEHIHFLVSRSPKISEEVLATIVADSSAKFINDNKLSVGVFSWQQSASAFSISKTDIDKVCKYILNQPEHHKKLSFAEEYDKFMKHYQKTLKWDIS
- a CDS encoding TetR/AcrR family transcriptional regulator, giving the protein MTDKKTHIVNVAVELFSQNGFEGTSMRDLASTAGVNIAMINYYFGTKEKLFETIVESRANLHREVLENVLNDKKLSSIQKIDKVVDYQVEKVLEDRHFHKVLQAEVMLNKRPDLNQAIGNIFKRNSWVTRAILEEGVKCGEFRKVEPGLVISTIYGTVRHVFLSRTLCHVVFEDLDDNTDPFTDPKIRKKVADYLKQLMRAYLLKK
- a CDS encoding TolC family protein — its product is MKQLLKKCRLLLVVVVLAAPVFAFAQQTDTTLDLRGAIQLSLNNSKQLKLSSAKVEQALASVSEAKNNQLPDLKVSGAYYYLTKPHINISPDLSSNDDDDNSSDDSNSGSSFPNVHQAVYGMLTASLPIFAGGKITNGIKSAQYLAEAAKLDAGNDKEEVIQNTIEAYNNLYKAIATVKLVQENLATAKQRVKDFQSMEANGIVARNDLMKVELQESNVELALLDAENNRKIANYNFNIMLGLNDSTVIGIDSSDIDNDENVPSLSDLENLARSNRFDYLALLDRQQAAEYNTKVVKGNQYPSLAFAGGYMAADIPKALSLYNVVNVGVSVSYDIGSLYKNNAKVRQAKAEEKILAISRDKLNDDIHTQIYTAYNNYFEALKKIDVYKVAIAQAEENYRITKNKYDNSLETTTNLLDADVALLQAKINYEYARADAAVVYNKIYETVGTLNKKFNNLQ
- a CDS encoding DinB family protein gives rise to the protein MENKREVWLRGNKTNGLSPLLQPVADALLQAREEIENALQNFPDNLLWEKPAGCASVGFHLKHIAGFLDRLLTYAEAKQLSQEQFSYLKSEETVDESTTIFLVNMVTLRIEQTIERLKNLPENILTEKRGVGRAALPSTVIGLCIHAAEHTMRHTGQLIVMVKILAEQFK